A window of the Oryza brachyantha chromosome 5, ObraRS2, whole genome shotgun sequence genome harbors these coding sequences:
- the LOC102702758 gene encoding uncharacterized protein LOC102702758 isoform X2 — protein MGALLLVHLPSLAVAGAGARRCAAAGGPRRDRGAGRFSVSAAAPGGPVKEEEEEEEEKGARRRRRKEGIVIRVSDPVRERRLPPPLFSSPDAPSEPPAARRRGGDDGGEEQRRYYVNLGDAIRTLREELPTAFYREPSFHIYSPSRKESRKRRQLFLSNGEDWASLSENLAASDALSRIFDCLLEG, from the exons ATGggcgccctcctcctcgtccaccTCCccagcctcgccgtcgccggcgccggcgcccgccgctGCGCGGCTGCCGGCGGGCCCCGGCGTGACCGCGGCGCTGGGCGGTTCTCGGtgtccgccgcggcgcccggTGGCCCCgtcaaggaggaggaggaggaagaggaggagaagggggcgaggaggaggaggaggaaggaggggataGTGATAAGGGTGTCGGACCCGGTTCGGGAGAGGaggctcccgccgccgctgttctcGTCGCCGGACGCGCCGTCGGAgcctccggcggcgaggcggcgtggGGGAGACGACGGGGGGGAGGAGCAGCGGCGGTACTACGTCAACCTTGGGGACGCCATCCGGACGCTGCGGGAGGAGCTCCCCACCGCCTTCTACCGGGAGCCCAGCTTCCATATCTACAG CCCCTCAAGGAAAGAGTCGAGGAAAAGACGCCAGCTGTTTCTGTCAAATGGAGAAGATTGGGCATCATTATCGGAGAACTTGGCCGCCAGCGATGCATTATCCAGGATCTTCGATTGTCTCCTGGAGGGGTGA
- the LOC102702758 gene encoding uncharacterized protein LOC102702758 isoform X1, producing MGALLLVHLPSLAVAGAGARRCAAAGGPRRDRGAGRFSVSAAAPGGPVKEEEEEEEEKGARRRRRKEGIVIRVSDPVRERRLPPPLFSSPDAPSEPPAARRRGGDDGGEEQRRYYVNLGDAIRTLREELPTAFYREPSFHIYRDDIAFKDPINNFTGIDNYKRIFWALRFTGQIFFKALWIDIVSIWQPVEDVIMIRWILHGIPRVLSDGPGRFEGTSEYKFDKNGKIYEHKVDNVARNSPTKFKVLPIAELIRSLGSPSTPKPTYFETSSLQLILLVPFWLRLTWMRCYLSLYLALANLSKE from the exons ATGggcgccctcctcctcgtccaccTCCccagcctcgccgtcgccggcgccggcgcccgccgctGCGCGGCTGCCGGCGGGCCCCGGCGTGACCGCGGCGCTGGGCGGTTCTCGGtgtccgccgcggcgcccggTGGCCCCgtcaaggaggaggaggaggaagaggaggagaagggggcgaggaggaggaggaggaaggaggggataGTGATAAGGGTGTCGGACCCGGTTCGGGAGAGGaggctcccgccgccgctgttctcGTCGCCGGACGCGCCGTCGGAgcctccggcggcgaggcggcgtggGGGAGACGACGGGGGGGAGGAGCAGCGGCGGTACTACGTCAACCTTGGGGACGCCATCCGGACGCTGCGGGAGGAGCTCCCCACCGCCTTCTACCGGGAGCCCAGCTTCCATATCTACAG AGATGATATTGCCTTCAAAGATCCTATCAATAATTTCACTGGTATTGATAACTATAAAAGGATATTCTGGGCTCTACGGTTTACTGGGCAAATTTTCTTCAAAGCGTTATGGATTGACATTGTCAGTATATGGCAGCCTGTAGAGGATGTAATCATGATCCGGTGGATTCTCCATGGCATTCCTAGAGTTCTCTCGGATGGTCCTGGCCGATTTGAAGGTACCTCAGAATATAAATTCGATAAGAATGGGAAGATCTATGAACATAAAGTAGACAATGTTGCCAGGAATTCACCCACGAAGTTTAAGGTCTTGCCAATCGCAGAGCTCATCAGATCACTTGGATCCCCATCTACTCCGAAACCAACATATTTTGAGACTTCATCTCTACAGCTAATCTTGCTCGTGCCTTTCTGGTTGAGATTGACTTGGATGAGATGTTACTTGTCGTTGTACCTTGCCCTAGCAAATTTATCGAAAGAATGA